The sequence CCATGCGCGCTTGCAAAACCGACCGCAGCTTCGAGGCCATGATCTACCTCGCCGCTGCCGTCATCAACTCGCGGTGAATCCCCACAAGCCTTAGAGCGCTTTCCGATCAGATGGAATCATCAGATCGACCAGAAATCGCTCCAGATTCAAAAGCTTGAGCATATCCTTGTCGTTCAGATCGATCCGATCTGATCGGGATATGCTCTAGTTCATCAGACCGGAAAGCGCTCTGCGGTGCCCGGTCACGACGAGATTTCCGGAGGGTCGACCGTCACCGTACGCCTCAGGCGGACGGCGACAGACCAGCAGGCGAGCGCCCAGCCCGCACCGAGCGCCCAACCCGCCAGTACGTCGGATGGCCAGTGCACGCCGAGATAAACGCGGCTGATGCCGATGGCGACGGTAAGCACCACGGCCATGCCGAGCACGTAGAGCTTCACGCGCTTGCGAGTGTGGACGCGGGCGATCAGGGCGCCGATGGTGAGGTAGGCGACGGCCGACAGCGTGGAATGTCCGCTCGGAAAGCTCGCGGTCGATACCTCGACGAGATGCGGCACGATATCCGGCCGCGGGCGGGCGAACAGCCACTTCAGGCCCGACGACAGCAGCTGCCCGCCCACGACCGCGATTAGCAAGAGCACCGCGTCACCTCTGCGGCGGGTCAGCCAGAGATAGCCGACGCCGACCGCCAGCACGAAGATCAGCACGACGGTGCTGCCGAGGGCGGTCACATCGCGCGCGGCTTCCTGCAGCCAGAACGGCCCGATGGCGCGGGCGAGATCGGCCGGATCGCGGAAGGCGGTGATGATGCCCGCATCGAGCGCTGCGCCCTCGCCCTCCACCACGGCGTCGGCGACCATCCAGAACACCGACATCAGCGCACAGACCGCGAGGAAGGCGATCAGCAGTGCCGCTTCCGCCCGCGCGAAGGCGGCGACGCGCCCATGAAACGAAACGGGCCGGGACGGTTCGATCTTCATCATATCTCCAGAGCAATCGGACGCCGAACCATATGGCGGAGCCTTCCGGCGAATGCGAGATGGCTGACGCGGTCGTGACCGCGTTCAGCGGGCCCGCTCTATGAGATCGACCGTGACGGACCACACCTTGCGCGCCGACTTCACCGTGCAATCCGCCACGGGCTCGCCGGCCGGGCAGGCGCCGGGAGGCGGGTTCCATTCGGCGGAAACGACGGCGATGAGATCGTCCTTCTTGAAACTCTTCATCTCGCCGTTCGGGCTGGTCGCCGTGCGCGACTTGTCGAGCCGCCAGTCGGCGAACGGCTTCTGGATGGCGGCCAGCGCGGTCTCCAGCGATGTGTAGGCGAGGCCCCGGCCGCTGCCCGCGATCCGGCAGGCCCGGCCACGCCAGCCGCTGATCGGATCGGTGAAGTCGATATCGGCGGTGACGAACGGCAGCCGGACGGCCTTGCGCATCTTCACGGCGAGCGCCTCGCACACTGCGGCGGCGGGAGGAACCAGCTGGGGTGTCTGGGCGGCGGCGGCGGCAGGAAGGGCGAGCGCCGCGGCAAGGATGAAGGCGGCAATCTGGGGGGCGTGCATCGCAGGGGTCTCGGATCGGAGGTGGTCATTTGGGGTGACCGCGCAGGC comes from Pseudoxanthobacter soli DSM 19599 and encodes:
- a CDS encoding phosphatase PAP2 family protein, which translates into the protein MKIEPSRPVSFHGRVAAFARAEAALLIAFLAVCALMSVFWMVADAVVEGEGAALDAGIITAFRDPADLARAIGPFWLQEAARDVTALGSTVVLIFVLAVGVGYLWLTRRRGDAVLLLIAVVGGQLLSSGLKWLFARPRPDIVPHLVEVSTASFPSGHSTLSAVAYLTIGALIARVHTRKRVKLYVLGMAVVLTVAIGISRVYLGVHWPSDVLAGWALGAGWALACWSVAVRLRRTVTVDPPEISS